In one Vulgatibacter incomptus genomic region, the following are encoded:
- a CDS encoding HD family phosphohydrolase — MDGPQRRIDKLTSILDVAKAMVAQRDLDALLRMIVREAGRVVDADRCSLFLVDREEKVLYSKVAQGMGPSPRIRVPLGVGIAGATARTRRPINLPDAYADSRFNRAVDLSTGYRTTSLLCVPMFNTDGDVAGVIQALNKAGGVPFSDEDEELLLALGGQAASAVENALLHEEIHQLFEGFVKASVVAIESRDSTTAGHSERVARLTLALADAVERDGRGPFAGIVFSPDQRMELRYAALLHDFGKVGVREHVLMKANKFHPHELTLVEHRFDYARKSFEAESLRRQRDRLAAGERLDPVLMDEEAILSAKLRELEAARELVRRCNRPTVLPAGISAPLAQLAALSFLGPDGLPQTLLSAQEVELLSIPKGSLSPAERLEIESHVSHTYRFLKQIPWTRSLRRIPEIACGHHEKLDGTGYPLGKAGQEIGLEARMMAIADIYDALTVSDRPYKRSVSHDDALEILSADVRSGKLDAEVFRVFVEADVPRRFLEDGEERTAERAAAR; from the coding sequence GTGGACGGACCCCAGCGCCGCATCGACAAGCTGACGTCGATCCTCGACGTCGCGAAGGCGATGGTCGCCCAGCGCGACCTCGATGCGCTCCTACGGATGATCGTGCGCGAGGCCGGCAGGGTGGTGGACGCCGATCGCTGCTCGCTCTTCCTCGTGGATCGCGAGGAGAAGGTCCTCTACTCCAAGGTCGCCCAGGGCATGGGCCCGTCGCCCCGGATCCGGGTCCCGCTGGGCGTGGGCATCGCAGGTGCCACCGCGCGGACCCGTCGCCCGATCAACCTCCCCGACGCCTACGCCGATTCGCGCTTCAACCGCGCCGTGGATCTCTCCACGGGCTACCGCACGACCTCGCTGCTCTGTGTGCCCATGTTCAACACCGATGGTGACGTCGCGGGCGTCATCCAGGCGCTGAACAAGGCGGGCGGCGTCCCCTTCTCGGACGAGGACGAGGAGCTGCTCCTCGCGCTGGGCGGCCAGGCGGCCTCGGCGGTGGAGAACGCGCTCCTCCACGAGGAGATCCATCAGCTCTTCGAGGGCTTCGTGAAGGCCTCCGTGGTCGCGATCGAGTCGCGGGATTCCACCACGGCGGGCCACTCGGAGCGGGTCGCACGTCTCACCCTCGCCCTCGCCGACGCGGTTGAGCGCGACGGGCGCGGCCCCTTCGCCGGCATCGTGTTCTCGCCGGATCAGCGGATGGAGCTCCGCTACGCGGCGCTGCTCCACGACTTCGGCAAGGTCGGCGTGCGCGAGCACGTGCTGATGAAGGCCAACAAGTTCCATCCCCACGAGCTCACGCTCGTGGAACACCGCTTCGACTACGCCCGCAAGAGCTTCGAGGCCGAGTCCCTGCGGCGGCAGCGGGATCGCCTCGCGGCGGGGGAGCGGCTCGATCCCGTGCTCATGGACGAGGAGGCGATCCTCTCGGCGAAGCTGCGGGAGCTCGAAGCGGCCCGGGAGCTGGTGCGTCGCTGCAACCGGCCGACCGTCCTCCCTGCCGGGATCTCCGCCCCTCTCGCGCAGCTCGCGGCCCTGAGCTTCCTCGGACCCGACGGCCTCCCGCAGACGCTGCTCTCTGCGCAGGAGGTCGAGCTCCTCTCGATCCCGAAGGGCTCGCTCTCGCCCGCCGAGCGCCTCGAGATCGAGAGCCACGTCAGCCATACCTATCGCTTCCTGAAGCAGATCCCCTGGACGCGCTCGCTGCGGCGCATCCCCGAGATCGCCTGCGGGCACCACGAGAAGCTGGACGGCACGGGCTACCCGCTGGGCAAGGCCGGCCAGGAGATCGGCCTCGAGGCCCGGATGATGGCGATCGCCGACATCTACGACGCGCTCACGGTGAGCGATCGACCGTACAAGCGCTCCGTCTCCCACGACGACGCCCTGGAGATCCTCTCGGCGGACGTACGGTCCGGAAAGCTCGACGCCGAGGTCTTCCGCGTCTTTGTCGAGGCCGACGTCCCGCGGCGCTTCCTCGAGGATGGCGAGGAGCGCACGGCCGAGCGTGCCGCCGCGCGCTGA
- a CDS encoding sensor histidine kinase — MSVPANASGGHGERTGAAPRRRLFWRVYLFGSFLLISAGLATALVGSAMGREGPRRDLPRRLTAYVAEGLGPSLNDPDLLRRELLRAGESLRMELSVYDDDGTRLGTTEEPAIEPLSASQVLSLAKGAIRVEDDEPPMPVLAAAIPGSSAYLVARLPRPDVPLERPAAILGAILVVLALVSFPFARSIAAPLERLTATAEQLGQGHLDVRSGLRREDEVGILAVALDEMAERLEILVRSEKELLANVSHELRTPLARIRVALELAQEGDLPEARRYLEEIGSDLVELDRLIEDVLLVARMDLGTSGAPPLRPETIDPRELVELSAKRFRAAYPERTLEVRIGEGIPAAIAADPMLLRRALDNLVDNARKYSDDEVIVELRGEGSFLELTVQDRGIGIDGFDLPWIFSPFFRTDRSRTRKTGGLGLGLTLARRIVEAHGGTLEAQSGAQVGTIFSIRIPLAVA, encoded by the coding sequence GTGAGCGTCCCAGCTAACGCTTCGGGCGGGCACGGCGAACGTACCGGCGCCGCGCCCCGGCGGCGCCTCTTCTGGCGGGTCTACCTCTTCGGCTCGTTCCTGCTGATCTCGGCTGGCCTGGCCACGGCCCTGGTGGGCTCGGCGATGGGGCGGGAGGGCCCTCGGCGCGATCTTCCGCGCCGGCTCACGGCCTACGTGGCCGAGGGCCTCGGGCCCTCCCTGAACGATCCCGACCTGCTCCGGCGGGAGCTCCTCCGCGCCGGCGAGAGCCTCCGCATGGAGCTCTCGGTCTACGACGACGACGGCACCCGGCTGGGCACCACCGAGGAGCCAGCGATCGAACCCTTGAGCGCGAGCCAGGTCCTGAGCCTCGCGAAGGGCGCGATCCGCGTGGAGGACGACGAGCCGCCGATGCCGGTCCTCGCCGCAGCCATCCCCGGGTCGAGCGCCTACCTGGTCGCGAGGCTCCCCAGACCCGATGTCCCCCTCGAGCGCCCCGCCGCGATCCTCGGGGCGATCCTCGTGGTGCTCGCGCTGGTGTCCTTCCCCTTCGCCCGCTCGATCGCGGCGCCGCTGGAGCGGCTCACCGCCACCGCCGAGCAGCTCGGGCAGGGCCACCTCGACGTGCGCAGCGGCCTGCGTCGCGAGGACGAGGTCGGCATCCTCGCGGTCGCCCTCGACGAGATGGCGGAGAGGCTCGAGATCCTGGTGCGCAGCGAGAAGGAGCTCCTCGCCAACGTGTCTCACGAGCTGCGCACGCCGCTCGCGCGGATCCGGGTGGCGCTCGAGCTCGCGCAGGAGGGCGATCTGCCCGAGGCGCGCCGCTACCTGGAGGAGATCGGCTCCGATCTCGTCGAGCTCGACCGCCTGATCGAGGACGTGCTCCTGGTGGCCCGGATGGACCTCGGCACCAGCGGCGCGCCGCCCTTGCGGCCGGAGACGATCGATCCGCGCGAGCTGGTGGAGCTCTCCGCGAAGCGTTTCCGCGCGGCGTATCCGGAGCGGACGCTGGAGGTTCGAATCGGCGAAGGGATCCCTGCGGCGATCGCGGCCGATCCCATGCTCCTGCGCCGCGCGCTCGACAACCTCGTCGACAACGCGCGCAAGTACTCGGACGACGAGGTGATCGTCGAGCTGCGGGGGGAAGGGAGCTTCCTCGAGCTCACCGTGCAGGATCGCGGGATCGGGATCGACGGATTCGACCTGCCGTGGATCTTCTCGCCCTTCTTCCGCACCGACCGCAGCCGGACCCGGAAGACCGGCGGCCTCGGCCTCGGTCTCACTCTGGCGCGCCGGATCGTCGAAGCCCACGGCGGGACGCTCGAGGCGCAGAGCGGTGCGCAGGTCGGCACGATCTTCTCGATCCGGATCCCGCTCGCGGTCGCCTGA
- a CDS encoding response regulator transcription factor, with translation MDKALPVGAEPAVTALLVEDDEKLARLLSGYLGGHGIVVSWLADGEKGLREALARRYDVILLDLMLPGRDGLEICRELRSRSDVPVIFLTARGEEADRIIGLELGADDYLAKPFSPRELLARIRALVRRARGQAGPALRVVEVGSLRLDPAARSARLRGADLELTSYEFTLLHALAERAGRVLSREQLLDLAKGSAEEAFDRSIDVHVSRLRHKLGDDARSPRWLKTVRGVGYVLAASEDAP, from the coding sequence ATGGACAAGGCCCTCCCAGTCGGCGCCGAGCCCGCCGTCACCGCCCTCCTCGTGGAGGACGACGAGAAGCTCGCGCGCCTCCTCTCCGGCTACCTCGGCGGCCACGGGATCGTCGTCTCGTGGCTCGCCGACGGCGAGAAGGGCCTGCGCGAAGCGCTCGCTCGCCGCTACGACGTGATCCTCCTCGACCTGATGCTCCCGGGCCGGGACGGATTGGAGATCTGCAGGGAGCTCCGGTCTCGCTCCGACGTGCCGGTGATCTTCCTCACCGCCCGTGGCGAGGAGGCCGATCGGATCATCGGCCTCGAGCTGGGCGCCGACGACTACCTCGCCAAGCCCTTCTCGCCACGGGAGCTCCTCGCCCGGATCCGGGCCCTCGTCCGCCGAGCGAGGGGACAGGCGGGCCCTGCGCTGCGCGTGGTGGAGGTCGGCTCGCTTCGCCTCGATCCCGCCGCCAGGAGCGCCCGCCTCCGCGGCGCCGACCTCGAGCTCACCTCGTACGAGTTCACGCTGCTCCACGCCCTCGCCGAGCGGGCGGGCAGGGTGCTCTCCCGTGAGCAGCTCCTCGACCTGGCCAAGGGCAGCGCCGAGGAGGCCTTCGATCGCTCGATCGACGTGCACGTGTCGCGGCTGCGCCACAAGCTCGGCGACGACGCCCGCAGCCCGCGCTGGCTGAAGACCGTGCGAGGCGTCGGCTACGTGCTCGCGGCTTCCGAGGACGCGCCGTGA
- a CDS encoding Spy/CpxP family protein refolding chaperone, whose translation MTRTRKSLIAAGLGLAAFLALSGFKAAHHGPMDPEKAHAKIFARLDKILTKVEATPEQRSRINGIAERLWSERPERDGGPRELLSVWSEESPDAAAIHAKIDQKAEARRVFANRMADAMIEVHGILTPAQRAQVGQLLEERFERGGRGHFRHGGAKE comes from the coding sequence ATGACGAGAACCAGGAAGAGCCTCATCGCCGCCGGCCTCGGCCTCGCGGCGTTCCTCGCCCTCTCGGGCTTCAAGGCCGCCCACCACGGGCCCATGGATCCCGAGAAGGCCCACGCCAAGATCTTTGCGCGGCTGGACAAGATCCTCACCAAGGTCGAGGCGACGCCCGAGCAACGATCCCGGATCAACGGGATCGCCGAGCGCCTCTGGAGCGAGCGTCCTGAGCGGGATGGCGGCCCCCGCGAGCTCCTCTCCGTCTGGAGCGAGGAGAGCCCCGATGCCGCGGCGATCCATGCGAAGATCGACCAGAAGGCCGAGGCCCGCAGGGTCTTCGCCAACCGGATGGCCGACGCGATGATCGAGGTCCACGGGATCCTCACCCCGGCGCAGCGGGCCCAGGTCGGCCAGCTGCTCGAGGAGCGCTTCGAGCGCGGCGGCCGCGGCCACTTCCGGCACGGTGGAGCGAAGGAGTAG
- a CDS encoding trans-sulfuration enzyme family protein: protein MRHSFDTLAIHAGREDLPELGVHALPLDLSTTNPMSDPEQGGESLGSMAMGAKPGDGGSVYARLHNPTVARFESALARLEGAEESVAFGSGMAALTALLMAAKQRGGHMVAVRPMYGSADHLIASGLLGMEVSWSAPDEISSHIRPDTSLIYVETPANPTLKLLDVEAVVKQAKGIPVAVDATFATPVLLRPIAHGATLVLHSATKFLGGHGDVIAGVIATNGEWATLLRQMRVVTGALLHPLGGYLLHRGLSTLPIRVRAAQEVARILAKRLAEHPAIEKVFYPELPGCDPEGLVGRQMKGPGSLLSFEMKGGYPAACELLRSVKLATPAVSLGSVDTLIQHPASMTHRVVAPEAKLAAGITDSLVRLSVGLEDPEDLWADLAGALDRAAAAR from the coding sequence CCCCGAGCTCGGCGTCCACGCCCTGCCGCTCGACCTCTCGACGACCAACCCGATGAGCGACCCCGAGCAGGGCGGGGAGAGCCTGGGCTCGATGGCGATGGGCGCGAAGCCCGGCGACGGTGGCTCGGTCTACGCGCGCCTCCACAACCCGACCGTGGCCCGCTTCGAGTCGGCCCTCGCCCGCCTGGAGGGCGCCGAGGAGTCGGTCGCCTTCGGCTCCGGCATGGCGGCGCTCACGGCGCTCCTGATGGCGGCGAAGCAGCGGGGCGGCCACATGGTGGCGGTGCGGCCCATGTACGGGAGCGCGGACCACCTGATCGCGAGCGGGCTCCTGGGCATGGAGGTGAGCTGGAGCGCGCCCGACGAGATCTCGTCCCACATCCGGCCGGACACTTCGCTCATCTACGTGGAGACCCCGGCGAACCCCACGCTGAAGCTCCTCGACGTCGAGGCGGTGGTGAAGCAGGCGAAGGGAATCCCCGTCGCCGTCGACGCCACCTTCGCGACGCCGGTGCTGCTGCGGCCGATCGCCCACGGCGCGACCCTCGTGCTCCACAGCGCCACCAAGTTCCTCGGCGGCCACGGCGACGTGATCGCCGGTGTCATCGCCACCAACGGGGAGTGGGCGACCCTCCTCCGCCAGATGCGGGTGGTCACGGGCGCGCTGCTCCATCCGCTCGGCGGCTATCTGCTCCACCGCGGCCTCTCGACCCTGCCGATCCGCGTCCGCGCCGCCCAGGAGGTCGCGAGGATCCTCGCGAAGCGGCTCGCCGAGCACCCCGCGATCGAGAAGGTCTTCTACCCGGAGCTCCCCGGCTGCGATCCCGAGGGTCTCGTCGGCCGCCAGATGAAGGGACCGGGCTCGCTGCTCTCGTTCGAGATGAAGGGCGGCTACCCCGCGGCGTGCGAGCTCCTTCGCAGCGTGAAGCTCGCGACCCCGGCGGTGAGCCTCGGATCGGTGGACACCCTGATCCAGCATCCCGCCTCGATGACCCACCGCGTGGTGGCCCCCGAGGCCAAGCTGGCGGCGGGGATCACCGACTCCCTGGTGCGCCTCTCCGTGGGCCTCGAGGATCCGGAGGATCTCTGGGCCGATCTCGCAGGGGCCCTCGATCGCGCCGCCGCGGCGCGCTGA